The Cucumis melo cultivar AY chromosome 5, USDA_Cmelo_AY_1.0, whole genome shotgun sequence genome has a segment encoding these proteins:
- the LOC103491395 gene encoding ribose-phosphate pyrophosphokinase 4: MAKPPKKHIFLFYCEECEELAQKVAAQSDSITLQTIKWRTFDDGFPNIYINNAQELRGNHVAFLASFSHQGAIFEQISVIYNLPRLFAASFTLVLPFFPTGSFERMEEEGDVATAFTMARILSNIPISRGGPTSVVIYDIHALQERFYFGDNVLPLFETGIPLLKQRLHQLPDADDVVIAFPDDGAWKRFHKLLDRYPVVICTKVREEDKRIVRIKEGNPAGRHVVIVDDLVQSGGTLIECQKVLAAHGAAKVSAYVTHGVFPKQSWKRFLHKNGLEMAFSYFWITDSCPHTVKAIADKAPFEVLSLAGSIADALVI; the protein is encoded by the exons ATGGCAAAGCCGCCGAAGAAGCACATCTTTCTCTTTTACTGCGAGGAATGCGAAGAACTTGCTCAAAAAGTTGCAGCTCAATCCGATTCCATCACCTTACAAACCATCAAATGGAG GACATTTGATGATGGTTTTCCAAATATATACATTAACAATGCTCAAGAACTGCGCGGGAATCATGTAGCATTCCTTGCATCGTTCAGCCACCAAGGAGCTATCTTTGAACAGATTTCAGTCATATACAATCTCCCAAGGCTTTTTGCTGCTTCATTCACGTTGGTATTGCCTTTCTTTCCTACTGGCTCCTTTGAGCGAATGGAAGAAGAAGGGGATGTAGCAACAGCATTTACGATGGCAAGGATCCTATCAAATATTCCTATTTCAAGAGGTGGCCCAACAAGCGTAGTAATCTATGATATACATGCCTTGCAG GAAAGATTTTACTTTGGGGATAATGTTTTGCCTTTGTTTGAAACTGGAATTCCACTCCTGAAGCAACGCCTACACCAACTTCCTGATGCTGACGAT GTAGTAATAGCATTTCCTGATGATGGAGCTTGGAAGCGATTTCACAAGCTACTTGATCGTTATCCTGTG GTCATCTGTACGAAAGTTCGTGAAGAAGACAAAAGGATAGTGCGAATCAAGGAAGGAAATCCTGCTGGTCGTCATGTGGTTATTGTTGATGATTTGGTACAATCTGGAGGAACCTTGATTGAGTGTCAG AAAGTTTTAGCGGCCCACGGTGCGGCCAAGGTTAGTGCATATGTTACTCATGGTGTTTTCCCAAAGCAATCTTGGAAGCGGTTCCTTCACAAAAATG GTTTGGAGATGGCATTTTCCTACTTCTGGATCACTGATTCCTGCCCTCATACAGTCAAAGCCATAGCAGATAAAGCTCCTTTTGAAGTTTTGAGTCTTGCAGGTTCCATTGCTGATGCTTTGGTGATTTGA
- the LOC103491393 gene encoding protein MEI2-like 5, which translates to MEQQSEDSMSGQAKNLLVNIPRKAGSSAWGIPCASDSFHASSDVSLFSSSLPVLPHEKLDFDSELCQSDAADLSNELDPKTDIKDPLEEVEVDAIGNLLPDDDELFSGLMDDFDLSGLPSQLEDLEEYDLFGSGGGMELDFEPQENLSMGMSKLNLSDSVTGSMVSHYALPNGVGTVAGEHPYGEHPSRTLFVRNINSNVEDAELRALFEQYGDIRTLYTACKHRGFVMISYYDIRAARTAMRALQNKPLRRRKLDIHFSIPKDNPSEKDINQGTLVVFNLDASVSNDDLRRIFGAYGEVKEIRETPHKRHHKFIEFYDVRAAEAALRALNRSDIAGKRIKLEPSRPGGARRNLMQQLSQELEQDDARTFRHQVGSPVTNSPPGNWSHVGSPVEHNSFSKSPGLGSLSPINSSHLSGLASILPPNLSNSPRIAPIGKDQGRANHANQVLTNSALMQGTAYHNHQSFPDNKFSSNGGSTSSVADLNSNSSSIGTLSGPQFLWGSPTPYAERPNSSAWPTPSAGQPFTSNGQGQGFPYVRHHGSLLGSHHHHVGSAPSGVPLDRPFGYFPESPETSFMSPGTLGSTSLSRHNGNFMNLSTRAAMTGGLGLPTNMVENGSPNFRMMSLPRQGSIYYGNGSFPGSGVVSADGLLERRSRRVENVGNQIESKKQYQLDLEKIVSGEDTRTTLMIKNIPNKYTSKMLLAAIDENHRGAYDFLYLPIDFKNKCNVGYAFINMVSPTQIIPFYEAFNGKKWEKFNSEKVASLAYARIQGKTALVTHFQNSSLMNEDKRCRPILFRSEGQEIGDQDILLSSNLNICIRQPDGSYSGDSLDSPKGHPDEKPEN; encoded by the exons ATGGAGCAACAATCTGAAGATTCTATGTCGG GCCAAGCCAAAAATTTATTAGTTAACATTCCCCGAAAAGCGGGAAGTAGTGCATGGGGAATTCCTTGCGCATCTGACTCTTTTCACGCCTCATCTGATGTTAGCTTGTTTTCCAGTTCATTGCCAGTCTTACCACATGAGAAAT TGGATTTTGATTCTGAGCTTTGTCAATCTGATGCTGCTGACTTATCCAACGAACTTGACCCCAAAACTGACATCAAGGACCCTCTTGAAGAGGTAGAGGTAGATGCAATAGGCAATCTGCTTCCCGATGATGATGAGCTTTTCAGCGGTTTAATGGATGATTTTGACTTAAGTGGATTGCCCAGTCAACTAGAGGATTTGGAAGAGTATGACCTATTTGGCAGTGGAGGGGGAATGGAACTAGATTTTGAACCTCAAGAGAACCTGAGTATGGGTATGTCAAAATTGAATCTGTCTGACAGTGTTACTGGAAGCATGGTTAGTCATTATGCTCTGCCAAATGGAGTGGGAACGGTGGCCGGAGAGCATCCATATGGGGAACATCCATCAAGGACGTTGTTTGTAAGGAATATCAATAGTAATGTCGAGGATGCTGAGTTAAGAGCCCTCTTTGAG CAATATGGAGATATAAGAACTTTATACACTGCTTGCAAGCATAGGGGTTTTGTGATGATATCTTACTATGACATTCGAGCGGCTCGCACAGCAATGCGTGCATTGCAAAACAAACCTTTGAGGCGACGGAAACTTGACATTCATTTTTCAATACCAAAG GATAATCCTTCAGAAAAGGATATTAACCAGGGAACTCTTGTTGTATTCAATCTGGATGCCTCAGTTTCAAATGATGACCTTCGTCGAATATTTGGGGCTTATGGAGAAGTAAAGGAG ATTAGGGAAACACCACACAAGCGTCATCATAAGTTCATAGAGTTTTATGATGTTAGAGCAGCAGAGGCTGCTCTAAGGGCATTAAATAGGAGTGATATAGCAGGCAAGCGAATAAAGCTTGAACCTAGCCGTCCTGGAGGGGCACGTAGGAA TTTAATGCAGCAATTAAGTCAAGAGCTGGAACAAGATGACGCTCGGACTTTTCGTCATCAGGTTGGTTCCCCAGTGACCAATTCACCTCCAG GTAACTGGTCACATGTTGGTAGTCCGGTGGAACATAATTCATTTAGCAAGTCCCCTGGTTTGGGAAGCCTGAGCCCCATAAACAGCAGTCATTTGTCTGGCTTGGCTTCTATTCTTCCTCCTAATCTGTCAAACTCTCCAAGAATAGCACCAATTGGGAAGGACCAAGGAAGGGCTAATCATGCCAACCAAGTGCTCACCAATTCTGCATTGATGCAAGGAACAGCctaccacaatcatcaatccTTTCCTGACAACAAATTTAGCTCAAATGGTGGATCTACATCTTCTGTTGCTGACTTGAATTCCAATTCATCCAGTATTGGGACATTATCTGGTCCTCAGTTCCTATGGGGAAGCCCAACCCCCTATGCTGAACGTCCAAATTCTTCAGCTTGGCCGACACCATCTGCAGGACAGCCATTTACTTCTAATGGGCAAGGACAAGGTTTTCCATATGTTAGACACCATGGTTCTTTGCTTGGTTCTCATCACCATCACGTAGGATCTGCTCCATCTGGTGTTCCTCTTGATAGGCCTTTTGGTTATTTCCCAGAGTCACCAGAAACATCCTTCATGAGTCCAGGTACACTAGGGAGCACAAGTTTAAGTCGACACAATGGTAATTTTATGAACTTGAGTACACGAGCAGCTATGACTGGTGGTCTTGGTCTTCCGACAAATATGGTTGAAAATGGCTCTCCCAACTTTAGAATGATGTCTTTGCCCAGGCAAGGCTCTATTTACTATGGCAATGGCTCTTTTCCTGGGTCTGGTGTTGTGAGTGCTGATGGATTGCTGGAACGTCGTAGTAGGCGAGTTGAGAATGTTGGGAACCAAATTGAGAGCAAGAAGCAGTATCAGCTTGATTTGGAAAAAATTGTCAGTGGGGAAGATACTAGGACGACACTAATGATAAAAAACATCCCCAACAA GTACACGTCAAAGATGCTTTTGGCTGCTATTGATGAAAATCACCGTGGTGCTTATGATTTCCTATACTTGCCCATTGATTTCAAG AATAAGTGCAATGTCGGTTATGCCTTCATCAATATGGTGTCACCCACACAAATTATTCCCTTCTATGAG GCATTCAATGGTAAGAAGTGGGAGAAGTTCAATAGTGAAAAGGTTGCTTCACTAGCTTATGCTCGAATTCAGGGCAAGACTGCTCTAGTAACACACTTTCAGAACTCGAGCCTAATGAATGAGGACAAGCGATGTCGGCCGATTCTCTTTCGATCTGAAGGCCAAGAGATTGGTGACCAG GATATTCTCCTCTCCAGCAACCTGAACATATGCATTCGTCAGCCAGATGGATCGTACTCAGGGGACTCATTGGACAGCCCAAAGGGCCACCCAGATGAAAAGCCAGAAAATTAA